Proteins encoded within one genomic window of Humulus lupulus chromosome 1, drHumLupu1.1, whole genome shotgun sequence:
- the LOC133787469 gene encoding uncharacterized protein LOC133787469: MCIAAFLWQTHPLYPFFLLLNRDEYHSRPTEPLGWWEGDEILGGKDGLAGGTWLACARDGKIAFLTNVRELTVLPQPKTRGDLPLRFLQSKKSPVEFAEELVKEVDHYNGFNLILVDICSNTMVHVTNRPNDDQKYVTNVLPGIHVLSNASLDTPWPKAQRLGDSFKEMLNTYSDGELPAKEMVEKLMTNTIKDDYSLLPGLYPREKEYHLSSIFVDAVNPLGRYGTRSTSALAVRTNGEFSFYEKSLDSENEEWNEKTITFHINRREE; the protein is encoded by the exons ATGTGTATAGCGGCGTTTCTATGGCAAACCCACCCACTGTACCCCTTCTTTCTCTTGCTCAACAGAGACGAGTATCACAGCCG ACCGACTGAGCCTCTGGGATGGTGGGAAGGAGACGAAATCTTGGGTGGAAAAGATGGACTAGCGGGTGGGACATGGTTGGCTTGTGCCAGAGATGGTAAGATAGCTTTTCTCACCAATGTTCGAGAACTTACCGTGCTTCCACAACCCAAAACCAGAGGAGATCTTCCACTTCGTTTCTTACAG AGCAAGAAGAGCCCAGTGGAGTTTGCGGAGGAACTTGTGAAAGAGGTAGATCACTATAATGGATTCAACCTTATTTTAGTTGATATATGTTCGAATACCATGGTTCATGTGACCAATAGGCCAAACGACGATCAAAAGTATGTGACCAACGTCTTGCCTGGAATTCATGTGCTGTCCAATGCAAGTCTAGACACTCCATGGCCAAAG GCTCAACGACTAGGTGACAGTTTCAAAGAGATGTTAAACACGTATAGTGATGGTGAACTTCCAGCAAAAGAAATGGTGGAGAAGTTGATGACCAACACAATTAAAGACGACTATAGCTTACTGCCTGGCCTTTATCCTCGAGAAAAAGAATACCATCTAAGTTCTATATTTGTTGATGCAGTCAATCCATTA GGACGTTATGGCACTAGAAGCACTTCCGCTCTGGCCGTTAGGACAAATGGGGAGTTCAGCTTTTATGAGAAGTCTCTCGACTCGGAGAATGAAGAGTGGAATGAAAAAACAATAACTTTCCATATCAATAGAAGGGAAGAATAG